In the genome of Actinomadura graeca, one region contains:
- the aspS gene encoding aspartate--tRNA ligase, with the protein MIRTHEAGTLRREHAGRPVTLAGWVGRRRDHGGVTFIDLRDASGTAQVVFREDEVGPGGVLSSAHDLRAEFCVRVVGEVRIRPAGNENPELPTGDIEVAATEIEVLSEAAPLPFPIEGDVNVNEEIRLKYRYLDLRRDAVARAVRIRSEAAFLTHEVMREHGFVNVETPTLTRSTPEGARDFLVPVRLKPGHWYALPQSPQLFKQLLMVGGLERYYQIARCYRDEDFRADRQPEFSQIDIEMSFADQDDVLKVGEDLVARLWRDIAGYEIPRPIPHITYADAMARYGSDKPDLRFGNELTDVTAYFAGTSFRVFQAPYVGAVVMPGGASQTRKELDGWQDWAKARGARGLAYVLVQEDGTLGGPVAKNLSDAEKSGLAAEVGADVGDAIFFGAGKRHATQELLGAARLEIGRRRDLIDETAWRFVWVVDAPVFEPVEDAKGEQIGWTSVHHPFTAPKPEFAATFHEDPGAALADAYDLVLNGTEIGGGSIRIHRAEMQQRVFDVLGLSKAEAESQFGFLLEAFKFGPPPHGGIAFGWDRTVMLLARQDSIRDVIAFPKAASGSDPLTAAPTPITAQQREEAGVDVIPEDEDDADA; encoded by the coding sequence ATGATCCGCACGCACGAGGCGGGGACGCTCCGCAGGGAGCACGCCGGGCGGCCGGTCACGCTGGCCGGCTGGGTCGGCCGCCGCCGCGACCACGGCGGCGTCACGTTCATCGACCTGCGCGACGCGTCCGGCACCGCGCAGGTCGTCTTTCGTGAGGACGAGGTGGGCCCGGGCGGCGTGCTGAGCTCGGCGCACGACCTGCGCGCCGAGTTCTGCGTCAGGGTCGTCGGGGAGGTCCGGATCCGGCCCGCCGGCAACGAGAACCCCGAACTGCCCACCGGCGACATCGAGGTCGCCGCGACGGAGATCGAGGTGCTGTCGGAGGCGGCGCCGCTGCCGTTCCCCATCGAGGGCGACGTGAACGTCAACGAGGAGATCCGGCTCAAGTACCGCTACCTCGACCTGCGCCGCGACGCGGTCGCGCGCGCCGTCCGGATCCGCTCGGAGGCCGCGTTCCTCACGCACGAGGTGATGCGGGAGCACGGGTTCGTCAATGTCGAGACCCCGACGCTGACCCGGTCCACCCCCGAGGGCGCCCGCGACTTCCTCGTCCCCGTCCGGCTCAAGCCCGGCCACTGGTACGCGCTGCCGCAGTCGCCGCAGCTGTTCAAGCAGCTGCTCATGGTGGGCGGGCTGGAGCGCTACTACCAGATCGCCCGCTGCTACCGGGACGAGGACTTCCGCGCCGACCGGCAGCCCGAGTTCAGCCAGATCGACATCGAGATGTCGTTCGCCGACCAGGACGACGTCCTGAAGGTCGGCGAGGACCTCGTCGCGCGGCTCTGGCGGGACATCGCCGGCTACGAGATCCCCCGCCCGATCCCCCACATCACCTACGCCGACGCGATGGCCCGCTACGGCTCGGACAAGCCCGACCTGCGGTTCGGCAACGAGCTGACCGACGTGACCGCGTACTTCGCCGGGACGTCGTTCCGGGTGTTCCAGGCCCCCTACGTGGGCGCGGTGGTCATGCCCGGCGGGGCGTCGCAGACCCGCAAGGAGCTGGACGGCTGGCAGGACTGGGCGAAGGCCCGCGGCGCCCGCGGGCTGGCGTACGTGCTCGTCCAGGAGGACGGCACGCTCGGCGGCCCCGTCGCCAAGAACCTCTCCGACGCCGAGAAGTCGGGGCTGGCCGCCGAGGTCGGCGCCGACGTGGGAGACGCGATCTTCTTCGGCGCCGGGAAGCGGCACGCCACCCAGGAGCTGCTCGGCGCGGCGCGGCTGGAGATCGGCCGCCGCCGGGACCTGATCGACGAGACGGCCTGGAGGTTCGTCTGGGTCGTGGACGCGCCGGTCTTCGAGCCCGTCGAGGACGCCAAGGGCGAGCAGATCGGCTGGACGTCGGTGCACCACCCGTTCACCGCGCCCAAGCCCGAGTTCGCCGCGACCTTCCACGAGGACCCGGGCGCCGCGCTCGCCGACGCCTACGACCTCGTCCTCAACGGCACCGAGATCGGCGGCGGTTCCATCCGCATCCACCGCGCCGAGATGCAGCAGCGGGTGTTCGACGTGCTGGGCCTGTCCAAGGCGGAGGCGGAGTCCCAGTTCGGCTTCCTGCTGGAGGCGTTCAAGTTCGGCCCGCCCCCGCACGGCGGCATCGCCTTCGGCTGGGACCGGACGGTGATGCTCCTCGCCCGGCAGGACTCGATCCGCGACGTCATCGCCTTCCCCAAGGCCGCGTCCGGCAGCGACCCCCTGACCGCCGCGCCCACGCCGATCACGGCGCAGCAGCGCGAGGAGGCGGGGGTCGACGTGATCCCCGAGGACGAGGACGACGCCGACGCCTGA
- a CDS encoding RelA/SpoT family protein — protein sequence MNPVLEPLIKTVRNTHPKADLRLIERAYDVAAHYHRHQKRKSGDPYITHPLAVATILAELGMNTETLCAALLHDTVEDTPYTLDELGADFGDEIAALVDGVTKLDKVKYGEAAEAETVRKMVVAMSRDIRVLVIKLGDRLHNMRTLRYMPRHKQEKKARETLEVFAPLAHRLGMNTLKWELEDLAFATMYPKRFDEIARLVSERAPRRDVYLQEVIENVSTDLREARIKATVTGRPKHYYSIYQKMIARDVSFDDIYDLVGIRVLVDSVRDCYAALGSIHARWNPVPGRFKDYIAMPKFNMYQSLHTTVIGPEGKPVELQIRTWGMHRRAEYGVAAHWKYKEETVGGRKAGDMQWLRQLLDWQKETADPAEFLESLRFDLSVSEVFVFTPKGDVIALPQGATPVDFAYAIHTEVGHRCIGARVNGRLVPLESTLDNGDTVEVFTSKSQDAGPSRDWLGFVKSARARNKIKHWFSKERRDTAIESGKDSIARAMRKQNMPLQRMMSGEALLALARDLRYTDVSSLYAAVGEGHVSAQTVVQRLVDALGGVESAEEDLAEIALPTRRKRNRPAGDPGVVVADDPDVWVRLSRCCTPVPGDDIVGFVTRGHGVSVHRADCANVGSLKSQPDRLIDVKWSPGEDSVFLVAIQVEALDRPRLLSDVTRVLSDQHVNILSASVTTTRDRVAVSRFTFEMGDPKHLGHVLKAVRSIDGVYDVYRVTSGATR from the coding sequence ATGAATCCGGTACTCGAACCACTCATCAAGACCGTCCGGAACACGCATCCGAAGGCGGACCTCCGGCTCATCGAGCGCGCCTACGACGTGGCCGCGCACTATCACCGCCACCAGAAGCGCAAGAGCGGCGACCCGTACATCACGCATCCGCTCGCCGTCGCCACCATCCTCGCCGAGCTCGGCATGAACACCGAGACCCTCTGCGCGGCGCTGCTGCACGACACCGTCGAGGACACCCCGTACACCCTCGACGAGCTCGGCGCCGACTTCGGCGACGAGATCGCCGCGCTGGTCGACGGCGTCACCAAGCTCGACAAGGTCAAGTACGGCGAGGCGGCCGAGGCCGAGACCGTCCGCAAGATGGTCGTCGCGATGTCCCGCGACATCCGCGTCCTGGTGATCAAGCTCGGTGACCGGCTGCACAACATGCGCACCCTGCGCTACATGCCGCGGCACAAGCAGGAGAAGAAGGCCCGCGAGACCCTGGAGGTGTTCGCGCCGCTCGCCCACCGCCTCGGCATGAACACCCTCAAGTGGGAGCTGGAGGACCTCGCGTTCGCCACCATGTACCCCAAGCGGTTCGACGAGATCGCCCGCCTGGTGTCCGAACGCGCCCCCCGCCGCGACGTGTACCTCCAGGAAGTGATCGAGAACGTCTCGACCGACCTGCGCGAGGCCCGGATCAAGGCCACCGTCACCGGGCGGCCGAAGCACTACTACTCGATCTACCAGAAGATGATCGCGCGGGACGTCAGCTTCGACGACATCTACGACCTGGTCGGCATCCGGGTCCTCGTCGACAGCGTCCGCGACTGCTACGCCGCCCTCGGCTCGATCCACGCGCGATGGAATCCGGTCCCCGGCCGGTTCAAGGACTACATCGCGATGCCGAAGTTCAACATGTACCAGTCGCTGCACACCACCGTGATCGGCCCCGAGGGCAAGCCCGTCGAGCTGCAGATCCGCACCTGGGGCATGCACCGCCGCGCCGAGTACGGCGTCGCCGCGCACTGGAAGTACAAGGAGGAGACGGTCGGCGGCCGCAAGGCCGGCGACATGCAGTGGCTCCGCCAGCTCCTGGACTGGCAGAAGGAGACCGCCGACCCCGCCGAGTTCCTGGAGTCGCTGCGCTTCGACCTGTCGGTCTCCGAGGTGTTCGTCTTCACCCCGAAGGGCGACGTCATCGCGCTGCCGCAGGGCGCGACCCCCGTCGACTTCGCCTACGCGATCCACACCGAGGTCGGGCACCGATGTATCGGCGCCCGCGTCAACGGCCGCCTCGTGCCCCTGGAGTCCACCCTCGACAACGGCGACACCGTCGAGGTGTTCACCTCCAAGTCCCAGGACGCCGGGCCCAGCCGCGACTGGCTCGGCTTCGTCAAGAGCGCCCGCGCCCGCAACAAGATCAAGCACTGGTTCTCCAAGGAGCGCCGCGACACGGCCATCGAGTCCGGCAAGGACTCCATCGCCCGCGCGATGCGCAAGCAGAACATGCCGCTCCAGCGCATGATGTCCGGGGAGGCGCTGCTCGCCCTGGCCCGCGACCTGCGCTACACCGACGTCTCGTCGCTCTACGCGGCCGTCGGCGAGGGCCACGTCTCCGCGCAGACCGTCGTCCAGCGCCTCGTGGACGCCCTCGGCGGCGTCGAGAGCGCCGAGGAGGACCTCGCCGAGATCGCGCTGCCCACCCGCCGCAAGCGCAACCGCCCGGCGGGCGACCCCGGCGTCGTCGTCGCCGACGACCCGGACGTGTGGGTGCGGCTGTCGCGGTGCTGCACCCCCGTGCCCGGCGACGACATCGTCGGCTTCGTCACCCGCGGCCACGGCGTGTCCGTCCACCGCGCCGACTGCGCCAACGTCGGCAGCCTGAAGTCCCAGCCCGACCGCCTGATCGACGTCAAGTGGTCCCCGGGCGAGGACTCGGTCTTCCTCGTGGCCATCCAGGTCGAGGCGCTCGACCGGCCCCGGCTCCTGTCGGACGTGACGCGCGTGCTGTCCGACCAGCACGTCAACATCCTGTCCGCCTCGGTCACCACCACCCGCGACCGCGTCGCCGTCAGCCGGTTCACCTTCGAGATGGGCGACCCCAAGCACCTCGGGCACGTCCTCAAGGCCGTCCGCTCCATCGACGGCGTCTACGACGTCTACCGCGTCACCAGCGGCGCCACCAGGTAA
- a CDS encoding adenine phosphoribosyltransferase, giving the protein MDLGKLIQDRIRDVADYPKAGVVFKDITPLLADHVAFAGVVDAIVNHHGRGTIDKIVGIEARGFILAAPVAYHFGAGFVPVRKKGKLPSRTHEETYDLEYGTETIELHVDAFAPGDRVLIVDDVLATGGTARAAADLVRRGGGDVVGLSVLIELSFLRGRGRLGNLDVHSLVTV; this is encoded by the coding sequence GTGGACCTCGGCAAGCTGATCCAGGACCGGATCCGTGACGTGGCCGACTACCCGAAGGCGGGCGTGGTCTTCAAGGACATCACCCCGCTGCTCGCCGACCACGTCGCCTTCGCGGGCGTGGTGGACGCGATCGTCAACCACCACGGCCGCGGCACCATCGACAAGATCGTCGGGATCGAGGCGCGCGGGTTCATCCTCGCCGCCCCCGTCGCCTACCACTTCGGCGCGGGTTTCGTCCCGGTGCGCAAAAAGGGGAAGCTGCCGTCACGGACGCACGAGGAGACCTATGATCTCGAGTACGGGACCGAGACGATCGAGCTCCATGTCGACGCGTTCGCGCCCGGCGACCGCGTGCTGATCGTCGACGACGTGCTGGCCACCGGAGGGACGGCCAGGGCGGCCGCCGACCTCGTCCGCCGGGGCGGCGGAGACGTCGTGGGCCTCTCGGTCCTGATCGAGCTGTCGTTCCTGCGCGGACGCGGGAGGCTCGGGAATCTGGACGTCCACTCGCTGGTTACGGTCTAG
- the secF gene encoding protein translocase subunit SecF, with product MGTRAIISRIYRGEVSADIVGKPKIWYSISGFLLALSIAGLLIQGLNIGVEFKGGSVFTFKASGHSIEQVRGAVTGGGAHQAIVQKAGGDWRVTTESLSSAQVTGIKQNVTKELQIPADKVSTQVVGASWGGEIQKKAWQALIVFMILIIGYLSVAFEWRMALAAVVALVHDLVITAGVYAWSGFEVTPATLLGFLTILGYSLYDAVVVFDMIKEVTRPLGPTSKTTYSEAANQALSSTLVRSLNTSLVAILPVGAILFIGTTLFGAGTLKDLSLALFVGMIIGTYSSLCVATPLLVQLKEREPKYKEIRANIARRESSAKRQAKAAKVKAATGPSGDASGSSSDDDGDGGGGDGDGEDGAASVTVRKVVQQGPRQQPKRGSRQQRRGK from the coding sequence ATGGGGACGCGTGCGATCATCTCCCGGATCTACCGGGGCGAGGTCAGCGCCGACATCGTCGGCAAGCCGAAGATCTGGTATTCGATCTCCGGGTTCCTGCTGGCGCTGTCGATCGCGGGCCTGCTGATCCAGGGCCTCAACATCGGCGTGGAGTTCAAGGGCGGGTCGGTCTTCACCTTCAAGGCGTCCGGCCACTCGATCGAGCAGGTGCGCGGCGCCGTCACCGGCGGCGGCGCCCACCAGGCGATCGTGCAGAAGGCGGGCGGCGACTGGCGCGTCACGACCGAGAGCCTGTCGTCGGCGCAGGTCACCGGGATCAAGCAGAACGTGACCAAGGAACTGCAGATCCCCGCCGACAAGGTCAGCACCCAGGTCGTCGGCGCCTCGTGGGGCGGTGAGATCCAGAAGAAGGCCTGGCAGGCGCTGATCGTCTTCATGATCCTGATCATCGGGTACCTGTCGGTGGCGTTCGAGTGGCGGATGGCGCTGGCCGCGGTGGTCGCGCTCGTCCACGACCTGGTCATCACCGCGGGCGTCTACGCTTGGTCGGGATTCGAGGTCACCCCCGCCACCCTGCTGGGCTTCCTGACGATCCTCGGCTACTCGCTGTACGACGCGGTCGTGGTCTTCGACATGATCAAGGAGGTCACCAGACCGCTCGGCCCGACCTCCAAGACCACCTACAGCGAGGCGGCGAACCAGGCCCTCAGCAGCACCCTCGTCCGCTCCCTGAACACCTCGCTGGTGGCGATCCTGCCGGTCGGCGCGATCCTGTTCATCGGCACCACGCTGTTCGGCGCGGGCACCCTGAAGGACCTGTCGCTGGCCCTGTTCGTCGGAATGATCATCGGTACGTACTCCTCGCTCTGCGTGGCGACGCCGCTGCTCGTCCAGCTCAAGGAGCGGGAGCCGAAGTACAAGGAGATCCGCGCCAACATCGCGCGCCGCGAGTCCAGCGCGAAGCGGCAGGCCAAGGCCGCCAAGGTCAAGGCCGCGACGGGGCCGTCCGGCGACGCCTCCGGCTCCTCCTCCGACGACGACGGCGATGGCGGCGGCGGCGACGGCGACGGCGAGGACGGTGCCGCGAGCGTGACCGTCCGCAAGGTCGTGCAGCAGGGTCCGCGCCAGCAGCCCAAGCGCGGCAGCCGCCAGCAGCGCCGAGGCAAGTAG
- the secD gene encoding protein translocase subunit SecD has protein sequence MVVLACVAVLQGRTTPRLGLDLAGGTTVTLTAKTEKGKNPPASQMNQAVKIMTQRVNGLGVSDAEVAKQGSNNIVVNVPGEGQGRVVSLIGTTAKLQFRQVFAVADGKPTAAGAAPAPSASPGKGKKDDKASPSPSASASSSASPSATPRGRALSQALTAPTPTPSGSGTPSGAPSASPSAAPSGLPTGAPQQQAPQQDYTGIDDKAVIKQFEALNCYTGDKRAPGSNDPNRKWVAACDQKEENGQVTKYILGPVRVLGENVDGASAMPPDAQQGQASWSVSLKFDGKGGRQFGEVTTEAYRSYQQSPSSPRSQIAIVLDGQVVSAPSINRGAITGGTASIDGPPDSFNQRYATDLANVLKYGALPLEFTQSSIDEVSSTLGADQLEGGLIAGGIGLGLVVLYCMLYYRGLGLVAVSSLIVASAITYISVVILGEGMGFRLSLPHIIGLIVSIGITADSFIVYFERLRDELRAGRKLRSSVENAWKRARRTILVADAVTFLAALVLYFLAVGGVRGFAFAMGLTTLIDVIVVFFFTKPMVALLSRTDFFGRGHPLSGLDAKRLRRTAQNASGGQAARTTSQEV, from the coding sequence ATGGTAGTGCTGGCCTGCGTGGCGGTCCTGCAGGGGCGGACCACGCCCAGGCTGGGGCTGGACCTCGCCGGCGGGACCACCGTCACGCTCACGGCCAAGACCGAGAAGGGCAAGAACCCGCCGGCCTCGCAGATGAACCAGGCCGTCAAGATCATGACGCAGCGGGTCAACGGCCTCGGCGTCTCCGACGCGGAGGTCGCCAAGCAGGGCAGCAACAACATCGTCGTCAACGTGCCGGGGGAGGGGCAGGGCCGCGTCGTCTCGCTCATCGGCACGACGGCCAAGCTGCAGTTCCGGCAGGTGTTCGCGGTCGCGGACGGCAAGCCCACCGCGGCCGGGGCGGCGCCCGCGCCGTCGGCGAGCCCGGGCAAGGGCAAGAAGGACGACAAGGCCAGCCCGTCGCCGTCCGCCTCGGCGTCGTCCTCCGCCTCGCCGTCGGCGACGCCGCGGGGGAGGGCGCTGTCGCAGGCGCTCACCGCGCCCACCCCGACGCCGTCCGGCTCGGGGACGCCGTCGGGTGCCCCGTCCGCCTCGCCCTCGGCCGCGCCGTCCGGCCTGCCGACGGGGGCGCCGCAGCAGCAGGCCCCCCAGCAGGACTACACCGGCATCGACGACAAGGCCGTCATCAAGCAGTTCGAGGCGCTCAACTGCTACACCGGCGACAAGCGGGCCCCCGGGTCCAACGACCCGAACCGCAAGTGGGTCGCCGCCTGCGACCAGAAGGAAGAGAACGGCCAGGTCACCAAGTACATCCTCGGGCCGGTGCGGGTCCTCGGCGAGAACGTCGACGGCGCCAGCGCCATGCCGCCGGACGCGCAGCAGGGCCAGGCGAGCTGGTCGGTGTCGCTGAAGTTCGACGGCAAGGGCGGCCGCCAGTTCGGCGAGGTCACCACCGAGGCGTACCGCTCCTACCAGCAGAGCCCCAGCTCCCCGCGGTCCCAGATCGCGATCGTCCTGGACGGGCAGGTCGTCTCGGCTCCGAGCATCAACCGGGGCGCGATCACCGGCGGCACCGCCAGCATCGACGGCCCCCCCGACAGCTTCAACCAGCGGTACGCCACCGACCTGGCCAACGTGCTCAAGTACGGCGCGCTGCCCCTGGAGTTCACGCAGAGCTCCATCGACGAGGTGTCGTCCACGCTCGGCGCCGACCAGCTGGAGGGCGGCCTGATCGCCGGCGGCATCGGCCTCGGCCTGGTGGTCCTGTACTGCATGCTGTACTACCGGGGCCTCGGCCTGGTGGCGGTGTCCAGCCTGATCGTCGCGTCCGCGATCACCTACATCTCGGTGGTGATCCTCGGTGAGGGGATGGGCTTCCGGCTGTCGCTGCCGCACATCATCGGCCTGATCGTCTCCATCGGCATCACCGCGGACTCGTTCATCGTGTACTTCGAACGGCTCCGGGACGAGCTGAGGGCCGGCCGCAAGCTGCGATCGTCGGTGGAGAACGCCTGGAAACGGGCGAGGCGGACGATCCTCGTCGCCGACGCCGTGACGTTCCTCGCCGCGCTGGTCCTGTACTTCCTCGCGGTCGGCGGCGTGCGGGGCTTCGCGTTCGCGATGGGCCTGACGACGCTCATCGACGTCATCGTGGTGTTCTTCTTCACCAAGCCGATGGTGGCGCTGCTGTCGCGCACCGACTTCTTCGGCCGCGGCCATCCGCTGTCCGGGCTCGACGCCAAGCGGCTGCGCCGGACGGCGCAGAACGCCTCCGGCGGCCAGGCCGCCCGCACGACGAGCCAGGAGGTCTGA
- the yajC gene encoding preprotein translocase subunit YajC, giving the protein MGSDMIIAASSGGGGAFNLLLLLAVPLVFYFLLIRPQSRRRKEQMQMQNRMQPGARVLTTSGMRATVVEVDDDGVLLEIAPGVEVRFVKQAVMQVLKDDEPEDVDDELDEDEDDDDLKGDGGRVELTKDEAGAKDAEDEGGDDAKGAKGAGATAAAEDSAAEESGSKPRVRVKAKAAEKPSA; this is encoded by the coding sequence ATGGGCAGCGACATGATTATCGCGGCGTCATCGGGCGGCGGCGGGGCCTTCAACCTGCTGCTTCTCCTCGCCGTTCCCCTGGTCTTCTACTTCCTGCTGATCCGGCCGCAGAGCAGGCGCCGCAAAGAGCAGATGCAGATGCAGAACCGCATGCAGCCCGGCGCGCGCGTTCTGACGACCAGTGGTATGAGGGCGACCGTCGTCGAGGTTGACGACGACGGGGTGCTCCTGGAGATCGCCCCGGGCGTCGAGGTGCGCTTCGTCAAGCAGGCCGTCATGCAGGTCCTCAAGGACGACGAGCCCGAGGACGTCGACGACGAGCTCGACGAGGACGAGGACGACGACGACCTGAAGGGCGACGGCGGGCGCGTCGAGCTCACCAAGGACGAGGCCGGCGCGAAGGACGCCGAGGACGAGGGCGGCGACGACGCCAAGGGCGCCAAGGGCGCGGGGGCGACCGCCGCCGCAGAGGACTCCGCGGCGGAGGAGTCCGGGTCCAAGCCGAGGGTGCGGGTGAAGGCGAAGGCCGCGGAGAAGCCCTCGGCCTGA
- the ruvB gene encoding Holliday junction branch migration DNA helicase RuvB encodes MSEDERLVSADADGAEEQVIEAALRPKRLGDFVGQERVREQLSLVLHGALGRGRTPDHVLLSGGPGLGKTTLAMIIAAELGQPLRISSGPAIERAGDLAAVLSTLAEGEVLFLDEIHRLARPAEEMLYMAMEDFRVDVVVGKGPGATAIPLDIAPFTLVGATTRAGMLPGPLRDRFGFVAHMDFYEPAELEVIVRRSARLLDVEISGDGAAEIAGRSRGTPRIANRLLRRVRDYAEVRADGVIDRDLARSALTLYEVDERGLDRLDRAVLASLLRKFGGGPVGLSTLAVSVGEEPETVEVVAEPFLVRQGLLARTPRGRVATGAAWAHLGLTPPPAAPLTGTLFEMDGDPAPPEG; translated from the coding sequence ATGAGCGAGGACGAGCGGCTCGTCTCCGCCGACGCCGACGGCGCCGAGGAGCAGGTGATCGAGGCCGCGCTCCGGCCGAAGAGGCTCGGCGACTTCGTCGGGCAGGAGCGGGTGCGCGAGCAGCTGTCGCTGGTCCTGCACGGCGCGCTGGGCCGCGGCCGCACGCCCGACCACGTGCTGCTGTCGGGCGGGCCCGGCCTGGGCAAGACCACCCTCGCCATGATCATCGCGGCGGAGCTGGGGCAGCCGCTGCGGATCTCCTCCGGCCCGGCGATCGAGCGGGCGGGCGACCTCGCGGCGGTGCTGTCCACCCTCGCCGAGGGCGAGGTGCTGTTCCTGGACGAGATCCACCGGCTGGCCCGTCCCGCCGAGGAGATGCTCTACATGGCGATGGAGGACTTCCGGGTCGACGTCGTCGTCGGCAAGGGCCCCGGCGCCACCGCCATCCCCCTGGACATCGCGCCGTTCACGCTGGTGGGCGCCACCACCCGGGCGGGGATGCTGCCCGGGCCGCTGCGCGACCGCTTCGGGTTCGTCGCGCACATGGACTTCTACGAGCCCGCGGAGCTGGAGGTGATCGTCCGGCGGTCGGCGCGGCTGCTGGACGTCGAGATCAGCGGCGACGGCGCCGCCGAGATCGCCGGGCGGTCCCGCGGCACGCCCCGGATCGCCAACCGGCTGCTGCGCCGCGTCCGCGACTACGCCGAGGTCCGCGCCGACGGGGTGATCGACCGGGACCTGGCGCGGTCGGCGCTGACCCTCTACGAGGTGGACGAGCGGGGCCTGGACCGCCTCGACCGGGCCGTCCTCGCCTCGTTGCTGCGCAAGTTCGGCGGGGGGCCGGTGGGGCTGTCGACGCTGGCGGTGTCGGTGGGGGAGGAGCCGGAGACGGTGGAGGTCGTCGCCGAGCCCTTCCTCGTCCGGCAGGGGCTGCTGGCGCGCACGCCGCGCGGCCGGGTCGCGACGGGCGCCGCCTGGGCGCACCTGGGGCTGACGCCGCCCCCCGCCGCGCCGCTGACCGGGACGCTCTTCGAGATGGACGGGGACCCCGCGCCGCCCGAAGGATGA
- the ruvA gene encoding Holliday junction branch migration protein RuvA, with the protein MIAFVSGQVAAAGPDGAVIDVHGVGFAVQCTPATLAGLRIGDSATVPTSLVVREDSLTLFGFADDDERVVFELLQTASGVGPRLALAMLAVHTPNALRHAVAAEDLAALTKVPGIGKKGAQRIVLELKDRLGGPSGDGAGDVRAPARGEAWRGQVQTGLINLGWSAKDADAAVDAVAADLDGAEAPPVAALLKAALKKLSR; encoded by the coding sequence GTGATCGCCTTCGTCAGCGGCCAGGTCGCCGCCGCCGGGCCCGACGGGGCGGTGATCGACGTCCACGGCGTCGGCTTCGCGGTGCAGTGCACCCCCGCCACCCTCGCCGGGCTCCGGATCGGCGACAGCGCCACCGTGCCGACCTCCCTGGTCGTCCGGGAGGACTCCCTCACCCTGTTCGGGTTCGCCGACGACGACGAGCGCGTGGTGTTCGAGCTGCTCCAGACGGCGAGCGGCGTCGGGCCGCGCCTGGCGCTGGCCATGCTCGCCGTCCACACGCCCAACGCGCTCCGCCACGCCGTGGCGGCCGAGGACCTGGCCGCGCTCACCAAGGTGCCCGGCATCGGCAAGAAGGGCGCGCAGCGCATCGTCCTGGAGCTGAAGGACCGGCTGGGCGGCCCGTCCGGCGACGGCGCGGGCGACGTGCGGGCGCCCGCGCGCGGGGAGGCGTGGCGCGGGCAGGTCCAGACCGGCCTGATCAACCTCGGCTGGTCGGCCAAGGACGCCGACGCCGCCGTGGACGCCGTCGCCGCCGACCTGGACGGCGCCGAGGCGCCGCCGGTGGCGGCGCTGCTCAAGGCCGCGCTGAAGAAGCTCAGCAGATGA
- the ruvC gene encoding crossover junction endodeoxyribonuclease RuvC yields the protein MIEGAAVRVMGVDPGLTRCGVGVVEGAPGRRLSLVHVSVVRTPPDDDHALRLLGVERGIEALMDELAPDAVAVERVFSQHNVRTVMGTAQAAGIAMLAAARRGLPVALHTPSEAKAAVTGNGRADKAQVTHMVTRLLGLDDAPRPADAADALALAICHVWRGGPRRRLDAARTSRIEEAARAERERLAARTRGGTPE from the coding sequence ATGATCGAAGGAGCGGCCGTGCGGGTGATGGGGGTGGACCCCGGGCTCACCCGGTGCGGGGTGGGCGTCGTCGAGGGCGCCCCCGGGAGGCGGCTCAGCCTCGTGCACGTGTCGGTCGTGCGGACGCCGCCCGACGACGACCACGCCCTGCGCCTGCTCGGCGTCGAACGGGGCATCGAGGCGCTGATGGACGAGCTGGCCCCGGACGCCGTGGCCGTCGAGCGCGTGTTCTCCCAGCACAACGTCCGCACCGTGATGGGCACCGCCCAGGCCGCCGGGATCGCCATGCTCGCCGCCGCCCGCCGCGGCCTGCCGGTCGCCCTGCACACCCCCAGCGAGGCCAAGGCCGCGGTCACCGGCAACGGCCGCGCGGACAAGGCGCAGGTGACGCATATGGTCACGCGCCTGCTGGGCCTGGACGACGCGCCGCGGCCCGCCGACGCCGCCGACGCCCTGGCGCTCGCCATCTGCCACGTGTGGCGCGGCGGGCCCCGGCGGCGCCTGGACGCGGCCCGCACGTCGCGGATCGAGGAGGCGGCCAGGGCCGAGCGCGAGCGGCTCGCCGCCCGGACCAGAGGAGGGACCCCCGAGTGA